From a single Arachnia propionica genomic region:
- the yidD gene encoding membrane protein insertion efficiency factor YidD, whose protein sequence is MLWFIRAWRRFISPLYGEVCKFHPSCSAYGERAVGFHGGIKGGFLTVKRIVRCHPWSAGGVDYVPGTPEAAEWAEEVRRDEARSLSGQKVS, encoded by the coding sequence ATGCTCTGGTTCATCCGGGCCTGGCGTAGGTTCATCTCCCCGTTGTACGGGGAGGTCTGCAAATTTCATCCCAGCTGTTCCGCCTACGGGGAGCGTGCTGTCGGGTTCCACGGTGGAATCAAGGGAGGTTTCCTAACCGTGAAACGGATCGTGCGCTGTCACCCGTGGTCAGCAGGTGGGGTCGACTATGTTCCTGGGACTCCCGAAGCCGCAGAATGGGCAGAGGAAGTCCGACGAGACGAGGCCCGGTCATTGTCCGGGCAGAAGGTGTCCTAG